A genomic segment from Flavobacterium inviolabile encodes:
- the mutL gene encoding DNA mismatch repair endonuclease MutL — protein MSSIIQLLPDHVANQIAAGEVVQRPASVVKELIENAVDAGATEIKLIVKDAGKTLIQVIDNGKGMSVTDARLCFERHATSKIRHAEDLFALHTKGFRGEALASIAAIAHVELKTKQDQEELGTHLIIEGSKFVSQDVAVLPKGTSFSVKNLFFNIPARRNFLKSDTVEFRHIVDEFERVALAHANIHFVLFHNGSEMFNLPASNFRQRIVNVFGGKTNEKLVPVKESTEIVGIQGFVGKPEFAKKSRGEQFFFVNDRFIKSAYLHHAVMAAYDGLLKDASQPSYFLYLDVPPHTIDINIHPTKTEIKFDDEQALYAILRSSIKHSLGQFNVSPVLDFERDATLDTPYEYSGKEAETPLIQVDANFNPFLEETPKTSQAFTASFSASAGNSTKSPGSNPSFSASYKKQESGQSWESLYVGLKQATEEVDVAEIQFESEEVTGSLFDDSAIEEVSNNRTYQIHKKYIVSPIKSGMLIVDQKRAHQRILYEQFLTNITVQQAASQQLLFPLELYFTKAELILIKELQHSLESTGFVFESLAEESVTISGLPVNVAESEVSILLEELVGDLQGELPDSSFSQCDRIAKSMARSLAVKTGTYLTEREQETMVNALFACKEPNVSPFHKPTFITMRVEDLDKRFAI, from the coding sequence ATGTCGAGTATTATCCAATTACTTCCCGATCACGTTGCGAACCAGATTGCTGCTGGTGAGGTGGTGCAAAGACCAGCCTCAGTAGTTAAAGAATTGATTGAAAATGCAGTAGATGCCGGAGCAACCGAAATCAAGCTTATCGTGAAAGATGCGGGTAAAACACTTATTCAGGTCATCGACAACGGTAAAGGCATGAGCGTGACCGATGCGCGTTTGTGTTTTGAACGCCATGCAACTTCAAAAATACGCCATGCCGAAGATTTGTTCGCCCTGCATACGAAAGGTTTCCGCGGGGAAGCACTGGCTTCCATTGCAGCTATTGCCCATGTGGAACTAAAAACCAAGCAGGACCAGGAAGAATTAGGAACCCATCTTATTATTGAAGGAAGTAAATTCGTTTCGCAGGATGTGGCCGTATTGCCAAAAGGGACGTCCTTTTCGGTAAAGAACCTGTTTTTTAATATTCCGGCGCGACGCAACTTTTTAAAATCGGATACGGTTGAGTTCCGCCACATCGTGGATGAATTTGAACGGGTGGCTTTGGCACATGCCAATATTCATTTTGTCTTGTTTCATAACGGAAGTGAAATGTTTAACCTTCCGGCTTCTAATTTCCGCCAGCGTATCGTGAATGTCTTTGGCGGGAAAACAAATGAAAAACTGGTTCCGGTTAAGGAAAGTACCGAAATTGTGGGCATACAGGGATTTGTCGGGAAACCGGAATTTGCCAAGAAAAGCAGGGGAGAGCAGTTCTTTTTTGTGAACGACCGTTTTATTAAAAGTGCCTACCTGCATCATGCGGTTATGGCAGCCTACGACGGTCTGCTGAAAGATGCCAGCCAGCCCAGTTATTTTTTATACCTGGATGTACCGCCACATACGATCGATATCAATATCCATCCGACCAAAACAGAAATTAAATTTGATGACGAACAGGCTTTGTATGCCATTTTACGCTCGTCAATTAAACATAGCCTAGGGCAATTTAACGTGTCGCCGGTTCTTGATTTTGAACGGGATGCCACATTAGACACGCCTTATGAATATTCGGGTAAAGAAGCGGAAACACCTTTAATCCAGGTGGATGCAAATTTTAACCCTTTTTTAGAGGAAACCCCTAAAACGTCGCAGGCGTTTACGGCTTCCTTTTCTGCTTCGGCAGGAAATTCTACAAAGTCTCCGGGTTCGAATCCCTCTTTCTCCGCAAGTTATAAAAAACAGGAATCCGGTCAGAGCTGGGAGAGTTTGTATGTAGGCTTAAAACAGGCTACAGAAGAAGTGGATGTGGCCGAAATTCAATTTGAGAGCGAGGAAGTAACCGGTTCTCTTTTTGATGACAGCGCGATAGAAGAAGTGTCGAATAACAGAACCTATCAGATCCATAAAAAATACATTGTTAGCCCGATCAAATCGGGTATGCTGATCGTTGACCAAAAAAGAGCACACCAGCGTATTTTGTACGAACAGTTCCTGACAAATATTACCGTACAGCAGGCTGCCAGTCAGCAGCTGCTTTTTCCGTTAGAACTGTATTTTACCAAAGCAGAGTTAATCCTGATTAAAGAATTGCAGCATTCACTGGAAAGCACCGGATTTGTTTTTGAATCCCTAGCTGAAGAAAGTGTTACCATTTCCGGTTTGCCGGTTAACGTAGCCGAAAGTGAAGTGTCTATTTTACTGGAGGAATTGGTTGGTGATTTACAGGGCGAGCTTCCGGACAGCAGTTTCAGTCAGTGTGACCGCATTGCCAAATCGATGGCAAGAAGCCTGGCAGTAAAAACCGGAACCTATTTAACGGAACGCGAACAGGAAACAATGGTGAATGCCTTGTTTGCCTGTAAAGAACCGAATGTTTCCCCTTTTCATAAACCCACTTTCATCACGATGCGTGTGGAAGACTTAGATAAACGATTTGCAATATGA
- a CDS encoding rhomboid family intramembrane serine protease translates to MMNITETVKQLIIINVIFFLGAMFVPAANTYLALWYLENPNFGIWQPLTHMFMHGGWMHIFFNMFALYSFGSALEHFWGAKKFLFFYISCGLGAALLHSGVNFYLFHDGLNTLVESGIPKSEILQILAEGKYNTKWQEVLSVNQFNSFMEAFSVPAVGASGAIYGLLVAFAFMFPNAELALMFIPVPVKAKYFVPGLLIIDLISGLYGRSIFGGASGIAHFAHIGGAVVGFLMMWFWKKNQFDNNRWDR, encoded by the coding sequence ATGATGAATATAACCGAAACCGTTAAACAGTTAATTATAATTAACGTTATCTTTTTCCTGGGCGCAATGTTTGTTCCTGCGGCAAATACTTATTTGGCATTATGGTATTTAGAAAATCCTAATTTCGGTATCTGGCAGCCGTTAACACACATGTTTATGCATGGCGGATGGATGCACATTTTCTTCAATATGTTTGCGCTGTATTCTTTCGGGTCGGCTTTGGAACATTTCTGGGGGGCAAAGAAGTTTTTATTCTTTTATATTTCCTGCGGATTGGGAGCAGCCTTACTGCATTCGGGGGTAAATTTTTACTTATTCCACGACGGACTGAATACTTTAGTGGAAAGCGGTATTCCGAAATCGGAAATTCTCCAGATTCTGGCAGAGGGAAAATACAATACAAAATGGCAGGAAGTTTTATCGGTAAACCAGTTTAACAGCTTTATGGAAGCGTTTAGCGTTCCTGCTGTTGGAGCATCCGGAGCCATTTATGGTCTGCTGGTTGCCTTTGCGTTTATGTTCCCAAATGCAGAACTGGCGCTGATGTTTATTCCGGTTCCGGTAAAAGCAAAATATTTTGTACCGGGATTGTTAATCATCGATTTGATTTCAGGACTTTACGGAAGATCTATTTTTGGAGGCGCGAGCGGTATTGCCCACTTTGCCCACATTGGCGGAGCCGTTGTTGGTTTCCTGATGATGTGGTTCTGGAAAAAGAATCAGTTCGATAATAACCGTTGGGACCGATAA